The following are encoded together in the Proteiniphilum saccharofermentans genome:
- a CDS encoding AAA family ATPase, with protein sequence MKIKELKIRNFRRIDNLHILPDRQINVIIGENGAGKSSLLDAIAYLLSWFTARIVNLKGNGNTIKSDDISVTERDAEISVCLDPGNNTPEIAWNLYGSRNKLEKAGKTDLSELMNYVKSLLSLKDSNSISSVPIVAYYRVNRSVTEIPLRVKKMEYGNIFEVYKTAFENKTGFRAFFSWYRNREDLENQRMRFENAGEDPQLSAVRRALSSFFPDYNDLHVRRNPMSMVLKKGDTLFNLNQLSDGEQCYLALISDLSRKLVIANPESQDPLKGHGIVLLDEIELHLHPSWQKGVIDKLKEVFPNIQFFITTHSPLVVSNINAEQLILMREGERVYTSSLSFGKEVNDILIDFFNLSSPRGIEMERSIEEAKKALRSNNREEYNRLMDKIKNQLPPSDKDVIAMTLEAYHLWK encoded by the coding sequence ATGAAAATTAAAGAGCTAAAAATACGAAACTTCAGAAGGATCGACAATCTGCATATATTACCCGATCGTCAAATTAATGTAATTATCGGGGAAAACGGAGCAGGGAAATCGTCGCTGTTGGATGCAATAGCATACTTGCTTTCCTGGTTTACAGCACGGATCGTAAACTTGAAAGGTAATGGAAACACCATTAAATCCGACGATATATCCGTAACGGAAAGAGACGCAGAAATAAGTGTATGTTTAGATCCCGGCAACAATACTCCCGAAATAGCGTGGAACCTATACGGTTCCCGGAACAAACTGGAGAAAGCAGGCAAAACAGACCTGTCTGAATTGATGAATTATGTAAAATCATTGTTATCATTAAAAGATAGTAATTCTATATCATCCGTTCCCATTGTGGCATATTACCGGGTCAACCGCTCGGTAACGGAGATCCCTCTGCGAGTAAAAAAAATGGAATATGGGAATATTTTTGAGGTATATAAAACTGCGTTTGAGAATAAGACCGGTTTCAGGGCATTCTTTTCGTGGTACCGCAACCGGGAAGATCTGGAGAATCAAAGAATGCGTTTTGAAAATGCGGGGGAAGATCCGCAACTCTCAGCCGTACGCCGCGCACTGTCCTCTTTTTTCCCGGATTACAACGATCTGCATGTCAGACGCAATCCCATGTCTATGGTGCTTAAAAAAGGAGACACCCTATTTAATTTGAATCAACTTTCCGACGGAGAACAATGCTATCTGGCATTGATATCGGATCTATCGCGTAAGCTGGTTATTGCGAATCCCGAATCGCAAGATCCCCTGAAGGGACACGGTATCGTTCTGCTGGACGAAATAGAATTACATTTACATCCATCATGGCAAAAAGGAGTGATAGATAAATTAAAAGAGGTTTTCCCGAATATACAATTTTTCATCACCACCCACTCTCCTCTAGTTGTATCAAATATCAATGCGGAGCAATTGATTTTAATGAGAGAAGGCGAAAGAGTGTACACATCTTCCCTGTCCTTCGGAAAAGAAGTGAATGATATTTTGATTGATTTCTTCAACCTAAGCAGTCCGAGAGGCATCGAAATGGAACGATCCATAGAAGAGGCAAAAAAAGCGCTCAGATCCAACAATAGAGAGGAATACAACAGGTTGATGGATAAAATAAAGAATCAATTACCCCCATCCGATAAAGATGTTATAGCCATGACATTAGAGGCCTACCATTTATGGAAGTAG
- a CDS encoding MraY family glycosyltransferase, whose protein sequence is MIYLIVFVLLLVAELFYFRIANKYNIIDKPNERSSHNYITIRGGGIIYWVAALLYALFNPSEVGWWFLAGITLMAGVSFRDDIKGLGQKIRLFFHLLAMTCAFYLANVFGVYPWWGIIIGYILFTGIVNAYNFMDGINGITGLYTLAVLLPLTYVNNYVQTFTKNDFLLFPLLASIVFLFFNFRKQAKCFAGDVGSVSIAFWIVTLLLLLIIKTENLVWIGFLLVYGVDTICTIGHRIYLKQNIMEAHRLHFYQILANECKTDHREVSLSYFMAQLLCSTLIIALYPIVGWWIFLLLVATLVVIYGMKFRLMKTAIIEK, encoded by the coding sequence ATAATATATTTGATTGTTTTTGTTTTGCTGCTTGTAGCAGAACTTTTTTACTTTCGTATCGCAAACAAATACAACATCATCGACAAACCGAACGAACGGAGTTCGCACAATTACATTACCATACGGGGAGGAGGCATTATCTACTGGGTGGCTGCCCTACTTTATGCGCTGTTCAATCCTTCGGAGGTAGGTTGGTGGTTCCTCGCGGGAATCACCCTGATGGCCGGAGTAAGTTTCCGGGACGATATAAAAGGTCTGGGGCAAAAGATCCGGTTATTTTTCCATCTGCTGGCCATGACCTGTGCGTTTTATCTTGCAAACGTATTCGGGGTGTATCCCTGGTGGGGCATTATAATCGGGTATATTCTGTTTACCGGCATAGTGAACGCATATAACTTTATGGATGGCATCAACGGTATTACGGGATTATACACGCTGGCAGTACTGCTCCCTTTGACCTATGTGAACAATTACGTCCAAACTTTCACCAAAAACGATTTCCTTCTTTTCCCCCTGCTGGCATCCATTGTGTTCCTGTTCTTTAACTTCAGGAAACAGGCAAAGTGCTTCGCAGGTGATGTGGGAAGCGTGAGTATTGCTTTCTGGATCGTAACGCTGTTACTACTCCTGATTATCAAAACAGAAAACCTGGTATGGATCGGTTTCCTGCTGGTTTATGGAGTGGATACGATTTGCACAATAGGACACAGGATTTACCTGAAACAGAACATCATGGAGGCGCATCGCCTGCATTTCTATCAGATACTGGCCAACGAATGTAAAACGGATCATAGAGAAGTTTCTCTAAGCTATTTTATGGCACAACTGCTCTGCTCCACACTGATCATCGCCCTTTACCCCATCGTGGGATGGTGGATCTTCCTGCTATTGGTAGCCACATTAGTCGTCATCTACGGAATGAAATTCCGGCTAATGAAAACAGCCATTATTGAAAAATGA
- the tnpA gene encoding IS66 family insertion sequence element accessory protein TnpA, giving the protein MWTLQQFEEIFDRYQSSGLRIKEFCRNESIVESRFYYWQKRLQEHNYRTARESGFVPIVFTGSNSLPANKAVHQKPIPVHVDPIPGNFLEIVYPNGVKVRVPIGTDPTQLRSLILLTQ; this is encoded by the coding sequence ATGTGGACATTACAGCAGTTTGAGGAGATATTTGATCGTTACCAGTCCAGCGGGCTTCGCATAAAAGAGTTTTGCCGGAACGAGTCAATCGTTGAATCCAGGTTTTATTACTGGCAGAAGAGATTGCAGGAGCACAACTACAGAACAGCTCGAGAGTCCGGTTTTGTTCCGATCGTCTTTACCGGTTCCAATTCATTGCCTGCAAACAAAGCAGTCCATCAAAAACCGATTCCGGTGCATGTTGATCCCATACCAGGGAATTTTCTAGAAATAGTCTATCCCAATGGCGTTAAAGTGCGTGTTCCCATTGGGACTGATCCGACTCAGCTGCGTTCATTAATCCTTTTAACCCAGTAA
- the istB gene encoding IS21-like element helper ATPase IstB yields MKQIENMKQYAGILRLGYLSKNLQPMLHQASIDTPGYADFLENMLIKELEQRQLNDYRRRTKLARLPRAHELDEYDYKASSSIGIRQMTQLRELLWVDQLYNLVLMGPSGTGKTYLAGGLVNDAIKKGYRAYFTTMADLIGVLNRKEIISSAMSTYKRYTKAHLIAIDDIMMFPVQKSEAVALFNLINHLHEQCSIIITTNKSPSQWAETLDDEVLATAILDRLLYRCEVIRFEGNGYRMDNRKTFLEKE; encoded by the coding sequence ATGAAGCAGATAGAAAACATGAAGCAATATGCCGGCATACTTCGTTTGGGATACCTGAGCAAAAACTTGCAGCCGATGCTTCACCAGGCGAGCATAGATACACCGGGATACGCGGACTTCCTGGAGAACATGCTTATAAAAGAGCTAGAGCAGCGACAGCTGAATGATTACCGGCGCAGGACTAAACTGGCCCGTCTGCCACGTGCACACGAGCTTGACGAGTACGATTACAAGGCCTCGAGCAGCATCGGCATAAGGCAGATGACACAGCTCAGGGAGCTGCTCTGGGTCGATCAGCTATACAACCTGGTGCTGATGGGGCCAAGCGGTACGGGCAAAACATACCTGGCCGGGGGACTGGTCAATGATGCCATCAAGAAAGGTTATAGGGCCTATTTTACCACCATGGCTGACCTGATAGGCGTGCTCAACAGGAAAGAAATCATCTCATCGGCAATGAGCACCTACAAGCGATACACCAAGGCACACCTGATTGCCATAGATGACATCATGATGTTCCCGGTGCAAAAGAGTGAAGCGGTGGCTCTGTTCAATCTGATCAATCACCTGCATGAGCAGTGCTCGATCATCATCACCACTAACAAGTCACCCAGCCAGTGGGCGGAGACACTGGATGATGAAGTGTTAGCCACAGCCATCCTGGATCGACTGCTATATCGTTGCGAGGTGATCAGGTTCGAGGGAAACGGTTACCGTATGGACAACCGGAAAACTTTCCTTGAGAAAGAATAA
- the tnpB gene encoding IS66 family insertion sequence element accessory protein TnpB (TnpB, as the term is used for proteins encoded by IS66 family insertion elements, is considered an accessory protein, since TnpC, encoded by a neighboring gene, is a DDE family transposase.) gives MRKGFYTLSGLVTEGMGQDVRSGDVFIFLNRHCTSMKALHMEHGGLVIYYLWKTLDKTV, from the coding sequence ATGCGTAAAGGGTTCTACACTTTAAGCGGGCTGGTCACTGAGGGGATGGGACAGGATGTACGCAGCGGTGACGTGTTCATCTTTCTGAACCGTCATTGCACGAGCATGAAAGCATTGCACATGGAGCACGGCGGACTGGTGATCTACTACTTATGGAAAACTTTGGATAAAACGGTTTGA
- a CDS encoding DUF3575 domain-containing protein, with amino-acid sequence MRYLKRTFFIFILCISLSAHTQAQKTIAVKTNIPYWATASPNLGVEVAFRHKMTFELSGGYNPFEFGNDKQWKHWIIWPEARYWLNETFNGHSIGLHGVFAGFDVGGLELPFNLVPELKNRRVEGNINGIGLSYGYAWIIGNSLLLEVSAGAGYGRLKYDVFTNGDNGYKTDYGQKHYIGPTKGAISLVYLF; translated from the coding sequence ATGAGATATTTAAAGAGGACTTTTTTTATATTCATTTTGTGTATTTCGTTATCCGCCCATACCCAGGCACAGAAAACAATAGCCGTAAAAACAAATATACCGTATTGGGCAACGGCTTCTCCGAATTTGGGTGTGGAAGTGGCATTCCGCCACAAAATGACCTTCGAGCTATCCGGCGGATATAATCCCTTTGAGTTTGGAAACGACAAGCAGTGGAAGCATTGGATTATCTGGCCGGAAGCACGTTATTGGCTGAATGAGACATTTAATGGTCATTCTATTGGCCTGCATGGCGTGTTTGCCGGATTCGATGTGGGTGGATTGGAATTACCGTTTAATCTGGTACCCGAACTCAAGAATAGACGTGTCGAGGGAAATATAAACGGAATAGGTTTAAGCTACGGATATGCCTGGATAATCGGCAATAGTTTACTTCTTGAAGTAAGCGCAGGGGCTGGATATGGGCGTTTGAAGTACGATGTTTTTACAAATGGTGACAATGGATATAAGACAGACTACGGTCAAAAACATTATATCGGCCCTACAAAAGGGGCTATCTCATTGGTATACCTCTTTTGA